One genomic segment of Dehalogenimonas sp. THU2 includes these proteins:
- a CDS encoding twin-arginine translocation signal domain-containing protein, whose amino-acid sequence MPKFHSTISRRDFMKALGLAGAGLGATAAFAPSFVDLDDATSAGAIAKPWFQKELEFETLARAEIDWNVLQRTDRATQKWVFNSNEVDREEYVKKREPGYKGVSLRDYARTGASS is encoded by the coding sequence ATGCCCAAGTTTCATAGCACAATAAGCAGAAGAGACTTCATGAAAGCCCTGGGTCTGGCGGGAGCCGGACTCGGCGCTACCGCCGCCTTTGCCCCGTCCTTTGTCGACCTGGACGACGCCACCTCTGCCGGCGCCATTGCCAAGCCCTGGTTCCAGAAGGAACTCGAGTTCGAGACCCTGGCCCGCGCCGAGATCGACTGGAACGTTCTGCAGCGCACCGACAGAGCCACCCAGAAATGGGTGTTCAATTCCAATGAGGTCGACCGCGAAGAGTACGTCAAAAAGCGTGAGCCCGGTTACAAGGGTGTCAGCCTTCGTGACTACGCCCGCACCGGCGCTTCCTCC